The Panacibacter microcysteis genome includes a window with the following:
- a CDS encoding DEAD/DEAH box helicase, which yields MSEPNKKASARTIIMPAEKAGRNKGKNIPALLIDLTPKAEHPFSFNALMVMEINGSRSYKMLPLNSELVLKDFRSLPPEASRTILRLTKDKLAAMRETLTAEYNAQPSTAEPQNDFINKKMELHIYEQLQLLKPFNVILKWYYQVVDEMLLTTTVTKPASFSNYKPVVLFDLLRIYNGLLRLVPMIKLNNEIIPYAEFKRYHFLLRSRNELFLLDLQDTATLDAFPDGYLNATKDEAKFIAEIVKPLAEKYPVNMDVLMSHEEVTESVYARIHLSELNSNFLMITTKFLYGNFEVDDDNNTHSELAEDGVRYKINRDVPAEKEIKTWLGALHPKFNSQKNGYYYLSFAEAEKSQWFIKFYRKLVDKNIPVYGMEHLQHFRYNQHIPILKIHLDGKGIDWFDLRVEISFGDQQVPLAELQKAIINKQSVLLLKDGTIGAIPEEWVQQYAAVFKMAHLQKDALRLSKLHYTLLDKVEDGDAIIAQVITADYKEKWQALQQQKEHLFKVPSTINAALRDYQRAGFEWLCLLDEMQWGGCLADDMGLGKTLQTITFLQYVTDRYKTETHLVICPTSLLYNWENELKKFAPGLSYYIHYKADKTPDNELFKKYNVVLTTYGRVRNDIDLLEHFRFGYIVCDESHVIKNPAAQLSKAVNRLQSRNKIVLSGTPIQNNTFDLYTQMNFINPGLLGNREFFKTEFSQPIDKHGDKEKSAQLKKLIYPFLLRRTKEQVAKDLPAKTEITLWCEMGEEQRKAYDAIKDYYRQSLLKRIEEQGVGSSAVYILEGLTKLRQACNAPQLISGYNEITDSVKLSELVSELQENTGDHKVLVFSQFTGMLQLIANKLKEHEVSYYYLDGGTKAEQRQQLVQDFQTTNEAKVFLISLKAGGVGLTLTAADYVYLVDPWWNPAAEQQAIDRTHRIGQTQKVFAYKMICRDTVEEKILALQQRKKSLAEDLISEDTGFVKALTTEDIDYLFS from the coding sequence ATGAGCGAACCGAATAAGAAAGCATCTGCAAGAACAATCATTATGCCCGCAGAAAAAGCAGGCAGGAATAAAGGAAAAAATATACCGGCACTACTCATCGATCTTACACCAAAAGCCGAGCACCCGTTTTCATTCAATGCCTTAATGGTAATGGAGATCAATGGCAGCCGTTCCTACAAAATGTTGCCGCTAAACAGTGAACTGGTGCTAAAAGATTTCAGGAGCCTTCCTCCTGAAGCAAGCAGAACAATTTTGCGGCTCACGAAAGATAAGCTGGCAGCAATGCGTGAAACGCTTACAGCGGAATACAACGCACAACCATCAACCGCTGAACCGCAAAATGATTTCATCAATAAAAAAATGGAGCTGCATATATATGAACAACTACAACTGCTAAAGCCGTTTAATGTTATTTTGAAATGGTATTACCAGGTGGTAGATGAAATGCTGCTCACCACAACCGTAACAAAGCCTGCATCATTCAGTAACTACAAACCTGTTGTGCTGTTTGACCTGCTGCGCATCTACAATGGTTTGCTCCGCCTGGTACCAATGATCAAACTAAACAATGAGATCATTCCATACGCAGAGTTCAAACGTTACCATTTTTTGCTCAGGAGCAGAAATGAACTGTTTCTGCTCGACCTGCAGGATACCGCAACACTCGATGCCTTCCCGGACGGCTACCTCAATGCAACCAAAGATGAGGCAAAATTTATTGCAGAGATCGTAAAGCCCCTGGCAGAAAAATACCCGGTCAATATGGATGTATTGATGAGCCATGAAGAGGTAACGGAAAGTGTGTATGCAAGAATTCACCTGAGCGAACTCAACAGCAATTTTCTCATGATTACTACAAAATTTCTTTACGGAAATTTTGAGGTGGATGATGATAATAACACGCACTCAGAATTAGCTGAAGATGGTGTGCGTTATAAAATCAACAGAGACGTACCGGCAGAAAAAGAGATCAAAACCTGGCTCGGCGCCCTGCATCCCAAATTTAACTCACAAAAAAACGGTTATTATTACCTCTCTTTTGCTGAAGCTGAAAAAAGTCAGTGGTTCATCAAATTTTACCGTAAGCTTGTAGATAAGAACATACCGGTATATGGTATGGAGCACCTGCAGCATTTTCGCTACAACCAGCATATACCCATACTTAAAATACATTTAGATGGAAAGGGCATCGACTGGTTCGATCTTCGTGTAGAAATTAGCTTTGGAGACCAGCAGGTGCCATTGGCAGAACTGCAAAAGGCAATCATCAACAAGCAATCAGTTTTATTATTAAAAGACGGAACAATCGGCGCCATACCGGAAGAATGGGTACAACAATATGCCGCTGTTTTTAAAATGGCCCACCTGCAAAAAGATGCTCTCAGGCTTTCAAAGTTGCATTACACATTGTTAGATAAAGTCGAAGATGGAGATGCCATTATTGCACAGGTAATAACAGCAGACTACAAAGAAAAATGGCAGGCACTGCAACAACAAAAAGAACATCTTTTTAAAGTGCCTTCAACCATCAATGCTGCTTTGCGGGATTACCAGCGTGCCGGTTTCGAATGGCTTTGCCTGCTCGATGAAATGCAATGGGGTGGCTGCCTGGCAGATGATATGGGCCTTGGTAAAACTTTGCAGACCATTACCTTTTTACAGTATGTAACAGACAGGTATAAAACAGAAACGCACCTTGTTATTTGCCCTACATCGTTGTTATATAACTGGGAAAATGAGTTGAAGAAGTTTGCACCCGGCCTTAGCTATTACATTCATTATAAGGCAGACAAGACACCGGATAATGAACTCTTTAAAAAATACAATGTTGTGCTTACAACCTATGGCCGTGTAAGAAATGACATTGACCTGCTCGAACATTTTCGTTTCGGTTATATTGTTTGCGATGAAAGCCACGTGATAAAAAATCCCGCCGCTCAGTTATCCAAAGCTGTAAACAGGCTGCAGTCAAGAAATAAAATCGTATTAAGTGGTACGCCCATACAAAACAACACCTTCGATCTTTATACACAAATGAATTTTATCAACCCGGGCTTACTGGGCAACAGGGAATTTTTCAAAACAGAGTTTTCCCAGCCTATAGATAAACACGGCGATAAGGAAAAGTCTGCGCAACTAAAGAAACTGATCTATCCATTCTTATTGCGTCGAACCAAAGAACAGGTTGCCAAAGATCTGCCGGCTAAAACAGAAATTACTTTGTGGTGCGAAATGGGAGAGGAGCAGCGTAAAGCATACGATGCTATCAAAGACTATTACCGGCAAAGCCTGCTCAAACGCATCGAAGAACAGGGTGTAGGCAGCAGTGCAGTGTATATTTTGGAGGGTCTTACGAAACTGCGGCAGGCCTGCAACGCACCCCAGCTGATCAGCGGTTATAATGAAATTACGGACTCTGTAAAACTCAGTGAACTGGTTAGTGAACTGCAGGAAAATACAGGCGATCACAAAGTGCTGGTTTTTTCACAGTTTACGGGAATGCTGCAGCTTATTGCCAATAAACTGAAAGAGCACGAGGTTTCTTATTACTATCTCGACGGCGGTACAAAAGCGGAACAAAGACAACAACTGGTACAGGATTTTCAAACCACCAATGAAGCAAAAGTATTTTTGATAAGTTTGAAGGCCGGCGGTGTTGGTTTAACACTCACTGCCGCCGACTATGTGTACCTTGTAGATCCCTGGTGGAACCCTGCGGCGGAGCAACAGGCAATAGACCGCACACACCGTATAGGACAAACGCAAAAAGTTTTTGCTTACAAAATGATCTGCAGAGATACAGTGGAAGAAAAAATTCTCGCATTGCAACAAAGAAAAAAGTCGCTTGCAGAAGACCTCATAAGCGAAGATACAGGCTTTGTAAAGGCGCTTACTACAGAAGATATT